A stretch of DNA from Hirundo rustica isolate bHirRus1 chromosome 1, bHirRus1.pri.v3, whole genome shotgun sequence:
GGAACTAAATCCCAAAGAGTATTTTAGTGCAGGAAGCTGCATGTTTTTCAGCCTCCAAAGAGCTGAAAATCTCGTTTTTCACTGTTCCATTCTTTCAGACTTGGTCCTGTGGTACTAGAAGCAGAAGCATCAACAAGcaaatgcttttctgttctACCCTGTACATTCTGGAATCATGCAGCATTCAGCAAGAACATGGTATGGGAGCCAAAGAATGATCTTTAGTAACCCTGTGGTGGAATGGCCTACTTTTACAGCAGCAAGTTTATGTCTAATGAGATACAGACATTCCCCTCTCCATATTTCTGTCCAATAGATGCTGCAGGATAAACAAACCGGGTGTGCTGCTGTATCAGAGCAGTGTTTGATGAGGGCCTGACTCACAGGGATACAAACTGGAGAAGGAAGGTTTGATAGAGTCCAAGATCTTCCATGACTATACACTAATTCTGTGCAAATAGCTCGGGTAGAAATTCTGTGTAAATAGCTAAGGTAGAAATTCAGCggtggtttggttgttttgctttctgaaacCAGAAAGTGACTTCATTCAAAGCAGGAGCTGATTGAGCACCTCTCAGGACTCATCCTTGTAACTGTAGTGGTTTGAGTTTGAACCAGTTCAGACCATCAAAACAGAGACTCCCAGCTTTCCTGtctcctgtgctctgctcctttcAGCCTGACTAAGAGAGCAGCTGGAACACAAGGACTCACCAAAGGAACACTTGTGTTTATTCCATTACTCAACATCCATTACCCAGATGAAGTCATAAGACCCCATAAAATTACAATGCTTGAGAATACATTACCTTGTCTGAATTTAACCCCAAATTAACAACCtttgaatattctcttcacaaCTTCTTCACTGCAGTAGAACAGCTATAGCACTTAATCTAGTTATTGCTCTGGAAAAAATGGTGTGTTTTACTCAGCAGCACAAAACTGTCATCTGGCACATGAAGCACTGATGCAAAAATCCTTGCTGTCTCACACCTTATTATGTGCTTTCCGTAACTCCTCTTGATTAAATTCATGAACAGCATGTAAGATGTCTTAAAGTCAAAACAGTCTTAAAATGACTTCTCTTTTAAACTGGGAAAGTTAAAGTATTCAAACAGTACATAAAATGGCTACTGATATTCAATgctgatgttttctttaaacataATTTCTTGTGAGTTGTGTCTGGCAGCAGTCTAGGTTTTCACAGTCATTGGTATTGTTCCCCAGATTAGCTGTTCTGTAGATGTTTACAACTGTAACATTCAGTTAAATCTCTAACAGGATTACAGATATCCGAGTGGCCAGTCAATGGTAATGATTTCAGCTGGGAGTTTCTGactctaagaaaaaaaacagccaTGACACCCTAATCAGAAATTGGAACCTCAGCACATAAAAGCTGTGTGTATGTATACCTACATGTTTTTGTGCATGTTATGCACAATATTTGtgtcttccttccctttcttttgttttttgttttgttttttcttgcaaCAGTTTTCCATTACATTTATTTCCATACTCCCAGTTAggaccccccaaacccaaaggATTAAGTTAAAAGGAACAAATTCAGTTGAAATGGGAAGTGTTATTTTCTGGTATAAAACATCTCACCAGATCACAGCAAGCCTTTGCAGTTCTTTCACTCCTGGTAGGACATAAGCTACCATGGTACAGACTGTAGTTAGAGCCATTATTCCAAATGTGGGACCTATTCAGGCAGTGATGGGACAAACACACCTGAACCTCTAGGAAATATGGATATCCAACAATTTCTGTTAAGATACGCTGAACGTATGGGCAGTTGGTTTCTAACTCAGTCAAATATCTGTGCTAGTCCTTCTCATACCATCGTCCATAGAGAGCAGCTGTCAGGAGGCCAGAAGATGTTCTATTTTTGCTGAGGAAATAGTGATTGTTTTTCCAGCCCATGTGATCAGCAAAGTCCAAGGTAATACCAGATGtcagcagcaaaggaaagatGTAAGGGGTGCTCATATTTCCCCATAGCTGGAAATCTATCAGAGCAGTGGCATCTGTGACCTCCTGCCCACAAGTGCTAAAGCTGAGACCACCACACTTCACCAAGGCACAGGCCTGGACATAGTATGTGCCATGTACTGTATGGAGCCCGTCAAAAACTCCCAAAGCATATAATTCATCAGTTAAAACAGCTCTCCTATAGTTTAGGTAACAACAAAGAGTATTGGCACAAACCTGGAGCTCCCCTCTTTCCCCCCACACGGGAACAAAAGTGAAGTTGTCATACATCATTTCTGCGTAAAAGGAAGGAGGTGactgttcctttcctttttcagatACTCTGCCAGGAGTCTCTTCTTGCTCCTTAAAGCAAACTTCATCATCCAGTGAGGTGCTCGTAAAAGTCCGGCATGAGTCATGTAAGTTCTCTCTAAATCTTTCATCACTCTCTAAATTGCTTTTATAATCTGGAGTAATCACAGGAATTTCTGCTACTATGAGCTTGCCACCATAACTTTCCATGTTGTGGTAGATGAATGATTTGACTGGAGTGTATATGCCACTCCCTGTCATGCCCAAGGCAGGGTGGTGGATGTTGGCCGCTAAAATATTGATATTGAAAGCTGTTGCAAAAGCTTGTTGAAACTCTACAGCGGACAAAAGCGGGAGCTGGTTCATCCAGGCGGTTGGATAAACAATTTGCTTCAAATTGTATTGTCTGATGAGGTTCACTGCAGGCTCAAAAAAGAGTATATCAAAGCAGGTGAACATGCCAAACTTGCCAGCAAAAGGGGTGTCAAAGAACGCATAGTCTGGCTCTGGAGGGGTGTCAAAAGCGTACTCGAAGTACAGATTGTGTTTGCGGTACGTGGCCAGCAGCGCTCCGTCCGCGGCCAACGCCACGTTGGTGTTGAACTGGTACCTCCCGTCCGACGGGCACCGAGGATCCGAGCGCTCACACGGCTGCTTGGTCCCTAAGTTGGCCACCAGGAATATCTTGTTCTTCAGAGCCATGCAGCTCAGGCGCTGGACGACCTGGAAAACGGTACGGAGAAATGTGAGCGCTTCGGAATGTGGTGGAGTAAGTTTTACTTAAGCACCTATGACTTATTTAATACTTTCCAAATTATTACTTTAGAAATTCAGAATTGAATTTCTAAATTTATCTAATATTTAACCATAtctgtaaaatttaaaagcattgaTGGTTTTGTGACAAAAGCTACTGGAACCAGTTGCTTTGTAGGCAGAAAGGTATTtcagatgtttattttaaaaacagctctgaaaaaaattgtctgagttttatttcctcagaaggaagtaagtaaataaatctATTCCAAGAATGTTAATTTTTAGAAACTTGTGACCTGTAGGAGCACCAATGGCTTTAAAACACTGTATGTCAACTGAAAGGTTTGCCAAGGCAGCACAACTGATCTCTGTGTGTCTTTAGAACAGTGAACGTCTAATAATGATCATCTGCACCTGATGTTTTTactataaatttttaaaaagcaattactACCTATGACTTAGAAAAGCAGAGATGGAAATGGATAGACCTTGCATATTACTGCtaagaaatagaaaacattgCAGAAAACAGTATTACTGGGATATTTCTTCCAAAACACAGAGTGCTGTACCAAAGAGTGACATTACTGCAATCTCCAAACAGCATCTAAAGGGCAAACTAGGTTCTTGCTTGCTTGGCTATGATCATTGGTTACAAAGACTCATAGGCCAAAATAGATCATTGTTTACAACTGCGATTCATGTTCACACTCAAATCCTGCTCACTAGGTACAGACACGATTTCTTTCATTATACTGAGTACTGGAAGAATTACCAATCTGTATTTACTGAGCATGGTTACAGTTCAGGTCCAGAACAGTCAATGACAATACTATTTTTGTAACATCCAGGTCATGTTTTATGTAATCCAGCTTGCTCTGTGTCAAGCTGTGACTTCTATTACATTGTAGCAGGTAAGTCCTGTTACTTGTGATCCTCATTTGGCAATGACTGCTGAGTCAGAATGCCATGATGTCATTAGGTCATTAAAGCCAAGTGACGAGAATGCACCAGAAGGGAAGATACTAGTGTGTTGTTTTATATAAAACAGCGTTGTCCAAACTAAAAACACACACAAGGCATCTTACAAGAGAGCAGTTACCATTTCAGAGgttggggaggaggagatgaCAAATCCAGATGGTTCATACACAACTGATCTCCTTGCATGTATGGATCTAAACCCTCCTCTGCTAAGAATGAAGCCAGCAGAGCTTAAGCGTCCATGAAAACAGAGTCTGGTACTTGGAGTTGTTAAAATTCTGGCTTCCTTCCCTAAGCAAACCAACTCGAACTATTTCCCTCTTGGAGCATTCAGTTATCCCACTTCTGCAGGCATCACCCCTACGTTTACCTCTGTGTCATTGAACAAATAGGGCTCTCTGCAGGGATTCCACTTCCCAGAGTGTGAGTGTGGAACAAAATCCAAGTAAGGGTAAATGGAGCTTCTGGTGAAGTTGAAGCCATGGATTCCATCTTCAGGAAAAACAATGATCTGTGCCCCCTGTATATAAAACAAAGACATGGTTTGTaggcaaagcaaaggaaaaagggggatCTCATGGGTAAAAAGAGCTAAAGAAAGTTAAGGATAACCCAATTATGTTTTGCAAATAGTACAGCTTGAAGATGTCTTTTCTTCAACTTCATAGTAGGTGTAACTACGTAGTAGGTGTGTAACTATGTAGTAGGTGTGTAACtatgtgtattaaaaaaaaaacccttatttAAACTGACAGATACATTTATCttgaaaaataatgcatttgaAATCATTTTAAGGACATGCAAATAAGAGCATACTGCATCCAATTTCTTACCAAAGGTATTCTCCCTTCACACAAGTCATGAGAATGTCATCATTCAGGTTAAAGACTGATGATGTTAAAAcctgtcttaatttttttatcagaaTTATGCTATTTGCAGATACACTTTTTCAAAGGTGCAGCATCACTTAATTAATTAGGTATTGGGGGatctacaactccctgaatgTTTCCAAAGCAAATACAGACTGGCATGCATGAAGAGACTTCTCTAAATCCCATTATAGTACAGGGTTGGACAGGGTACTGGGAGTGTTGACTTTAGAAACAGCTTCGCTGTGGACACAGTGCACAGTCTGGTAGAAATGTAGCCATGGCAGAGGCTCTGCCTGAAGTTCGGGGAGATCTGAATTGTTCCTAAAAAATGAGGTGCATTCTTCTTAAATCAGACACAGCACCAGTCACTCAAATTCCTGTTAGTTTCCAAAAGTCAGCTCAAATGTGTTGTCTATGTGATGGCTTTGGAATAATTTATGTGTCTTGGGTGCAGAGCTGCATAAAAATTGCTATTACGCTTCTGCCCAACCATCTgaacttctcaaaaaaaaaaaaaaaaaaaaaaaaaaaaaaaaaatcatgttttcaaATTATATAGAGATAGTAATTATCCTCTCCCAGAACAACAGATCTCTGAAAATCACAAGTCAATTCTTCTCTGTGTAGGGCCAGTAACTCTTGCTTCCTGTCACTAGAACCAGATTGGGTTTTcttgggaggggaggaaagagggCTGTGCATGAGAACAGCTGGCAATACTAGTCTCTCTCCTCTAAATATATCTAGACTGAGAACTATTCCATGGTGGGTAGGAGAAAGGAATGGAAATCTTTAGTTCCACAAAGTTGTTAAAGGCGGAACATTAATTTCCAAAGCATTTGACTTCCTTAGTTTTTAGAAACATTCTGGAATTTCCATTGAGAGCGCTGgaataaaaccaaacccaagaCATCTGCCAGCGAGAACAAACTTTCAGGAAAACCCTTCCATttgggaaaacagaaaggagCTAGGTATTCAGACCAAAATAGAACATTAATTTCCCTATGCTAAATAATGACAGGCGTGCTTTTCCAAGCTTGGAATAGCCCAAGTCAGGCGGGATGCTAATTGGCCTGATTctttttcagagctgctggcaggtcAGATCGTCTGAGAACCCAGACCATAGTTATGGATATAAACATGGCTTTAGTTGCCTGGGAACACAGATGCGAAAGATTATCTTCAAATAGCAGTTCCTCTATATATATCAGGGCACACACgagtgctgcctggagctgggccgtacctgcctggcagcagccagcacttgCTTCTCATAGATGTCGAGGTTCCTGCCCATGAGCTCCAGCGCTGAGCGTCGCTCCACCGGCACCGCCGGGGTCGGGCTCAGGATGGACTCGTGCTCGTACACGGCCGCCACGTAGTGCCCCTCCCTCCTCACTCTTCCTGAGACCACTTGATAGAAGAGAAAGCAGATGGGCAGCTTCCAGCACAGAGCCACCATGGTGAATGCCATaaatctagagaaaaaaaacaaacccagacaGGTGAGGTGGGGGAGCTTGAGCAAAATATCATGCCAGGAATTTAAATTTACAATTAAGTGCGCGTGGTAACTGAGGCTCTCAGCAGTGTGATGCTTTTAAGTTCCCGTATGACCACGTGCTGTTGTTTCTAAACCTTAAATCCATCTTCACTGGTGCTTTAAACAACTGTGTCCTGGTCAAAAGCATTTAAGCTTCATATAAAGGTCTACTGATCTCCTTTCTTAGTTTCCCTTTATAATTAACATTCATTTAAGATTATTTCAGCATGTAACAAAACGTCTTTGAGAAAAGTTCACAAATTTGCAGTTCCTCCCCTATTTGGTAATGAGAGATGCATTTAAAAGTAGCATTTCCTAAAATTACTTGGAGACTGTATTAAGTAGTCAAGCAGAAATAGGACTTATTTTACCAATACTGAAACAGATAATTGCCAAGAGAATTACCCTAGACACTACTTCTGCATCTATCTATCATGAAAATGCCTCTCCTAATGGATTATGAATTCACTGTATTCCAACTCCATATACAAAATAAGCAAATAGTTCTCCTACAGTGCagctttttcaaatatttataaaatgctGAGTGCAATTCAGATCCACATTCCTCCCATGCAGCGCAGATAGGTAAGGTTAAAAATGCTTTCATAATAATAAGCATAAATCAGAAATCTatacaaaatggagaaaatttgcatttgttagcctttcttagaaaaaaatgaagaattattGAGTCTGGAAGGCTGGGGCATTCTCTGCAATATGGGCTCCCCATGTAAACTTGTGACTTTCCAAGCTAGGAAAGGATCTAGAACAAGGACTGACACAGTCAATGGTTGTGCAACTCTTCAGAAAGGCTATAGAAATGCCTTTttattcagaattattttcacAACATGAGAATTCTGTATTTGTCACCACAGTGCCACTAGTATcactaagaaaataaatactgaataTCA
This window harbors:
- the BTD gene encoding biotinidase, which translates into the protein MAFTMVALCWKLPICFLFYQVVSGRVRREGHYVAAVYEHESILSPTPAVPVERRSALELMGRNLDIYEKQVLAAARQGAQIIVFPEDGIHGFNFTRSSIYPYLDFVPHSHSGKWNPCREPYLFNDTEVVQRLSCMALKNKIFLVANLGTKQPCERSDPRCPSDGRYQFNTNVALAADGALLATYRKHNLYFEYAFDTPPEPDYAFFDTPFAGKFGMFTCFDILFFEPAVNLIRQYNLKQIVYPTAWMNQLPLLSAVEFQQAFATAFNINILAANIHHPALGMTGSGIYTPVKSFIYHNMESYGGKLIVAEIPVITPDYKSNLESDERFRENLHDSCRTFTSTSLDDEVCFKEQEETPGRVSEKGKEQSPPSFYAEMMYDNFTFVPVWGERGELQVCANTLCCYLNYRRAVLTDELYALGVFDGLHTVHGTYYVQACALVKCGGLSFSTCGQEVTDATALIDFQLWGNMSTPYIFPLLLTSGITLDFADHMGWKNNHYFLSKNRTSSGLLTAALYGRWYEKD